The window TTGATCACCGCCACGGCATCGCCGATAGTCCTGATCTTATCCGCATCATCATCGTCGATAGAAATGTCGTAAACATCTTCACACTTGATAATGATGTCAACCAGACGAGCGGAATTGACCTTGAGATCGTTCAGGATATTGGTACTGTCTGATACCTTTTCCAGCAGTTCAGGATCCTTTACATAGGCTCGTAAAATGTTTACAAATTCCTCGCGAATCTTATTCTCGTCCATGTTTTTTTACTCCTTTGATTTTTTATTCTCTTCCCTTCCCATTATCCTCTCCGGCCTTTATGGCCGGGATTCCTCTAACACTTCCATTCAAGTTCGCGGCTGCTTATTCCTCCCATTTTTTAAAAATGAGGCAACTGTTGACATCGCCGAACCCAAATCCCGCCTTGGCGATCACCTTCGCCCCTGAGCCCTCGATCAAGCGATGGGGAATATGATCCTCATATGCGACGATTTCCGGATGCACATCTTCACAGTTCAGGGACGGATGAATGAAGTCCTTGTAAAGCTGAAGGGCCACTGCGGCACATTCGATCGCACCCGTTGCACCCAAGCAGTGACCTATCATGGACTTCGTCGAATTGATATAAGGAAAATTCCCCGGCCCCCGGCCCAACGCGCTGGACCAGTTTTTTAATTCGTAGGGATCGGCGAAGGTGGCCGTCAAATGGCCGTTGATCGCGTCAATTTCCTGGGGTGTGATTCCAGCGTCGTCTATAGCCAGACGAATACAGCGCACCACGCCTTCGGGGTTCGGGGCCGTCATGGAACCACCCGTTCGGTGGCCGCCGCAGTTGACGGCGCCACCGATGATTTCCGCGTAAATCCGGGCTTCGCGTTTACGGGCCGTCTCCAATTCTTCCAGTATGAGAATCCCGCCTCCCGCTCCAGGAACAAAACCGCCTGCGGAAGCGCTCATCGGACGGGAGGCCTTTTCCGGTTCGTCATTGAATTTTCGACAGATGACTCGCATGGAATCGAAACCACTCCAGATATAAGGAGAGGGGCCTTCGGATCCACCGGCCAGCATTCGGTCCGCCAATCCGGCACGAATCCGCCAGAGAGCATCGATAATCGCCTCATTCCCTGTACTGCAGGCGGAGGAGTTCGACGTCACCTGGTTTCCCAAGGCCAGGAGTCCTCCGATTCTGGCACTGGTTCCGCTGTTCATGACCTGTTCCACAATCCGGCTCCCCATGCGACGGGTTTTCCCCCCGTTGACCATAGGAATAACGATCTTGCCGATTGTATCCATTCCACCAATCCCCGATCCGATAATGGCGCCCGTCGCCCAGTCGACCTGATCCGAATCAGGATCCGGAACACCAAAACCAGCATCCTTCCACGCATCTATGGACGCAATCGCGGCATAACCAATGTTGTCATTGATCGACATACGCTCTTCCTCATCGAAGTGTTCATTAAGAAGCACATCGGTTCCCTGCGGCACACCTCCTACCTGACAGGCAAAATTCAAGTCCCGCAGTTCCTGCACAAAGCGGATGCCTGAACGTCCTTCACGCAGGGCTTGCTCGAAATCTGCGACCCCATGGGCATTGGGAGCAACTACCCCCATTCCCGTCACGACCACCCTGCGCCTCTTCATACTTGCACTCCCGCCCCAGCAAGAATGCCAAGGCATACGGTTTCGCCATTTTCTCTTTCCACTTTCACCCTCGTCTTCAAATTTCCCCTGCGGAAGTAAATTTTTTCGCCATGGATCAGAACGCGCTCCCCAGGAGAGACGATGCCGTTAAACTCAACGCCCTCAATAAAGGTAAAAAGTGTTGTCATTGATTTCGCTTCCTCAATGGACACGTTATTCTGTATCATGCTCAAATAAAGCCCGTACACCACGACTCCGGTCTGCGCCATGGCCTCCACCAGAATGACACCGGGTGTAATGGGACGATTCGGGAAATGTCCCCTATAAAAATATTCATCCTCGCGAAAACGGTATGCCCCAAGAACCCGATTTTCGTCCAATTCGATAATCTCATCGACAAAACGAAAAGGTGGCTGCTGAGGAACCGCCTTCAGGATCAGATCCATCGTTTCACGATCAGCCGCCATATAGACCTCCATTGACATGGATAACCGTTCCGGTGATGTAATCCGCCCTCGTCGCCAGAAAGGCGACAACATCGGCAATTTCTTCCGCCTTACCCAACCGCGCCAATGGCACGTTCGCCAGGATTCTCTCTTTGACCTCCTCGGGCAATTCTTGCGTCATGGTCGTGTCGATGAAACCCGGAGCAACAGAATTCACCAAAATGTTTCGTCCCCACAGCTCCTTGGATAAAGATTTAGTAAACGCATCCAGAGCCGCCTTTTCCATGGTGTAGGGAATCTGACCGGGATTTCCCATATGCCCCACAACACTGGAAATGTTGATAATACGTCCCGTATCCTTCCGTAGCATGAACTGCCTGAGGATTCGCTTGGTCAGATACCAAGTCCCTCGCATGATTGCCCGTTGGCGGTCAAAATCTTCCATTTTCATGGAATTGATGTCACCATTGATGGAGATTCCTGCAACGTTGACCAGTACATCGACCCGCCCAGCCACTTCCTTGATCTGGTTGACCATGCGTTCGACCTGTTCCGGATCCGTCAGATCGGCCTCGACCAGAAAACCCTCCTCAATCTCATCCAAAACAGCTTGTGATGCTTTCTCCACGATAGGGATGTAATTAATCCCCACGCAAAAGCCTTCGGCGGCAAGAACCTTGGTGCAGGCCGCACCGATTCCTGTTCCACCTCCGGTGACAATCGCTACCGGTCTTTCCATCATACCGCCTCCTTGATCATGCCTCCGAGGGAATTCGGAGAACGTTCGGGGTAATCGGGATACACAATTCCCTGAAAGAGTCCTACTTTAGCCCGTTTGACCTCGCCTATCAGTTCACCGTCCACCAAGATCCGCCCGTCACCGATAGCCACACTGGATCCCGATTGTTTAAGTTGGGAAAAACGCTTCACCTCAATTTCGAAACGAACCATCTTGTTATACGGACGTATCTGGCCGTTAAAATTGACCTCACCACATCCGAGAGCTCGTCCGGCCCCCAACCCTCCACGCCAAACACAAAAATAACCGAGCAGTTGCCAGATTGCATCGACGCATAAACATCCTGGTTGCACCGGGTCACTCACCATGTGACACTGAAAATACCAAGCATCGAGACGGATATCCTGTTCGCCGATGATTAGTCCCTGATTCCCCTCCTTTTGAATGAGCGGGATCCGGTGTATCATTAAAAAAGGAGGGGCCGGTAACCGGGCAGCAAAGCCTTCCGGAGGATCCTCGACCAACCGACCATAGGCAAAACCGATCAAGTCTTCCATGCTAAACTGGGTTTTCTTAAGAAATTCCTCATATTTCATTTTTATATTCCTTTACTCCAAGCATCATGTGCGTCCAGGTCAGCCCCGAGCCCACCAAGGCAATGGCTACATGATCGCCCGGTACCAGTTCATGCCAGTGTTGGCTGAGTACTATTGGAGCTCCGGCACAGCCGGTATTCCCATAAGATTCCACGTTATGCCAGTGATTGATTTCCGGAATCTCGGCGCGCTCGCAAACCGTCTGCAGCATACCCAAATTGGCTTGATGGCCGATGAATTTGAAATGTCCGTTCGTAATGGGAAACTGTTTTTTCAGCATCCGAACCGAATCAGTTGTTTTACGGATGGCAAAAGCCTGCACTGCGTGACCATCTTGGTGAAAGTGCCCCATTCGGGGGATGATCACCTTATCCCAAGCTGCCGGTTTCGATTGACAAAAACAAGAGGAAAACATCATTGGTGCTGGCACCTTTGTGGAAACCACCGCAGCGGAACTGCCATCCCCAAATAAAACTGCCACACTGCGATCTCGATAATCCACGCTTTTTGTCATGTTTTCCGGATTCACCAGCAGCACATAGGGAGGAAGCGCCTCGGGTCTCATTGCCTCCAGGAAGTGAATCTGCATGCCAAAACTGGTACAGGCGGAATTCAGGTCAAAACAGATGGCGTTAATACCCAACCCTGAAGCGATGCTGGCCGCCTCTGCGGGAATTGCATTGTCGGGAACACAGGTTCCGGAAATAACCAGACCGATGTC of the Deltaproteobacteria bacterium genome contains:
- a CDS encoding acyl carrier protein, coding for MDENKIREEFVNILRAYVKDPELLEKVSDSTNILNDLKVNSARLVDIIIKCEDVYDISIDDDDADKIRTIGDAVAVIKDKIA
- a CDS encoding beta-hydroxyacyl-ACP dehydratase, with the protein product MAADRETMDLILKAVPQQPPFRFVDEIIELDENRVLGAYRFREDEYFYRGHFPNRPITPGVILVEAMAQTGVVVYGLYLSMIQNNVSIEEAKSMTTLFTFIEGVEFNGIVSPGERVLIHGEKIYFRRGNLKTRVKVERENGETVCLGILAGAGVQV
- a CDS encoding beta-ketoacyl-[acyl-carrier-protein] synthase family protein — encoded protein: MKRRRVVVTGMGVVAPNAHGVADFEQALREGRSGIRFVQELRDLNFACQVGGVPQGTDVLLNEHFDEEERMSINDNIGYAAIASIDAWKDAGFGVPDPDSDQVDWATGAIIGSGIGGMDTIGKIVIPMVNGGKTRRMGSRIVEQVMNSGTSARIGGLLALGNQVTSNSSACSTGNEAIIDALWRIRAGLADRMLAGGSEGPSPYIWSGFDSMRVICRKFNDEPEKASRPMSASAGGFVPGAGGGILILEELETARKREARIYAEIIGGAVNCGGHRTGGSMTAPNPEGVVRCIRLAIDDAGITPQEIDAINGHLTATFADPYELKNWSSALGRGPGNFPYINSTKSMIGHCLGATGAIECAAVALQLYKDFIHPSLNCEDVHPEIVAYEDHIPHRLIEGSGAKVIAKAGFGFGDVNSCLIFKKWEE
- the fabA gene encoding bifunctional 3-hydroxydecanoyl-ACP dehydratase/trans-2-decenoyl-ACP isomerase, whose protein sequence is MKYEEFLKKTQFSMEDLIGFAYGRLVEDPPEGFAARLPAPPFLMIHRIPLIQKEGNQGLIIGEQDIRLDAWYFQCHMVSDPVQPGCLCVDAIWQLLGYFCVWRGGLGAGRALGCGEVNFNGQIRPYNKMVRFEIEVKRFSQLKQSGSSVAIGDGRILVDGELIGEVKRAKVGLFQGIVYPDYPERSPNSLGGMIKEAV
- a CDS encoding 3-oxoacyl-ACP reductase FabG — translated: MMERPVAIVTGGGTGIGAACTKVLAAEGFCVGINYIPIVEKASQAVLDEIEEGFLVEADLTDPEQVERMVNQIKEVAGRVDVLVNVAGISINGDINSMKMEDFDRQRAIMRGTWYLTKRILRQFMLRKDTGRIINISSVVGHMGNPGQIPYTMEKAALDAFTKSLSKELWGRNILVNSVAPGFIDTTMTQELPEEVKERILANVPLARLGKAEEIADVVAFLATRADYITGTVIHVNGGLYGG
- a CDS encoding ketoacyl-ACP synthase III translates to MLYLHGVGHFHPENVIDNTFLEALDIGSSEQWVLERVGIHSRRTVLDLDYIRTTKNEDPRGAFEASVYTNAQTGAKAAKMAIERAGISPADIGLVISGTCVPDNAIPAEAASIASGLGINAICFDLNSACTSFGMQIHFLEAMRPEALPPYVLLVNPENMTKSVDYRDRSVAVLFGDGSSAAVVSTKVPAPMMFSSCFCQSKPAAWDKVIIPRMGHFHQDGHAVQAFAIRKTTDSVRMLKKQFPITNGHFKFIGHQANLGMLQTVCERAEIPEINHWHNVESYGNTGCAGAPIVLSQHWHELVPGDHVAIALVGSGLTWTHMMLGVKEYKNEI